In a genomic window of Oncorhynchus keta strain PuntledgeMale-10-30-2019 chromosome 28, Oket_V2, whole genome shotgun sequence:
- the LOC127912822 gene encoding uncharacterized protein LOC127912822, with the protein MTDHHLKLNLGKTELLFLPGKDCPFHDLAITVDNSIVSSSQSAKNLGVILDNTLSFSTNIKAVARSCRFMLYNIHRVRPCLTQEAAQVLIQALVISCLDYCNSLLAGLPACAIKPLQLIQNAAARLVFNLPKFSHVTPLLRSLHWLPVEARIRYKTMVLAYGAVRGTAPQYLQALIRPYTQTRALRSSTSGLLASLPLRKYSSRSAQSKLFAALAPQWWNKLPHDARTAESITTFRRHLKPHLFKEYLG; encoded by the coding sequence atgacggatcaccacctcaagctgaacctcggcaagacggagctgctcttcctcccggggaaggactgcccgttccatgatctcgccatcacggttgacaactccattgtgtcctcctcccagagtgctaagaaccttggcgtgatcctggacaacaccctgtcgttctcaactaacatcaaggcggtggcccgttcctgtaggttcatgctctacaacatccacagagtacgaccctgcctcacacaggaagcggcgcaggtcctaatccaggcacttgtcatctcctgtctggattactgcaactcgctgttggctgggctccctgcctgtgccattaaacccctacaactcatccagaacgccgcagcccgtctggtgttcaaccttcccaagttctctcacgtcaccccgctcctccgctctctccactggcttccagttgaagctcgcatccgctacaagaccatggtgcttgcctacggagctgtgaggggaacggcacctcagtacctccaggctctgatcaggccctacacccaaacaagggcactgcgttcatccacctctggcctgctcgcctccctaccactgaggaagtacagttcccgctcagcccagtcaaaactgttcgctgctctggccccccaatggtggaacaaactccctcacgacgccaggacagcggagtcaatcaccaccttccggagacacctgaaaccccacctctttaaggaatacctaggatag